The following are from one region of the Gemmatimonadota bacterium genome:
- a CDS encoding FG-GAP-like repeat-containing protein encodes MKSRGGRGSLRRWLTAGGTAVVAFFGLPLPCCGVPTPQFERELDTILVIDGWGPVERAWYGGWEKARPQFVDIDADGDADLFVNEEDGKLRFYRNTGTPAAAAYSLVTDEYSGVHRYFWSRFVDMDADGDADLLVEDRPPDGSSSLGFLLHNTGPAESPSFENLSDHPDGHWTDDAGVPIPFFLATPGFADIDRDGDMDLLMGDGSNQGSVILYRNEGGPGSAVMHRETDSYQDISIVFGSCNPERGASPAQTPPGGRHGFMLFSFEDLTADGNPDLFVGDQFNPNVYFWEGTGGPPDPGFTCRTEAYFTDEFGQPAVYAQYILSSFADLDADGDLDAVLGAGTGHDGLVYYANFGTPSFPFHRLESDDWLGEFDRGQNTCPAAADLDLDGDPDLLLGVGTGQRVEYYSNEGSADSPLYAVINPSWISLPGSDWAAPEVADLDGDGDMDVFVGTSEGGIRYWRNTRNGPGEPLLAEVTDHPDFGDAMGCLFADALDAAAVPRFVDLDADGDLDVLVGSWSFSEETAHLASFRNVGSSTAPSFELWSTDFHQLGPLGQSAAPAVADLDADGDPDILVGSRDGGILFFANEGTSAHPAFAPAGMELSGLDVGARSVPTLADLDADGDLDLVVGESGGGWNLFRNSMPEDAPPAAFALDTPSNGTSAGVREPVHFAWESSIDPDDLTEAVYDLRLAASPDAPISEWALVEGLTDSRVTLVPSRDGPAGAEEIWWTVCARSGERNAPVPQWRRLVIDSVPVLPDSISVGFQLESPRPSPFAASTVIRFETADRQRVRLTVLDAAGRRVAVLVDGLRGSGPHKIVWDGRTSGGGTVAPGVYLLRLEAGGKTTTRRVVRVR; translated from the coding sequence GTGAAGTCGAGGGGTGGGCGGGGGAGTCTCCGGAGGTGGCTGACCGCGGGCGGCACGGCCGTTGTGGCGTTCTTCGGGTTGCCTCTCCCGTGCTGTGGCGTCCCCACTCCGCAGTTTGAGCGCGAGCTGGACACCATCCTCGTGATCGATGGATGGGGACCGGTGGAGCGCGCCTGGTATGGCGGATGGGAGAAGGCTCGGCCGCAGTTCGTGGACATCGATGCGGACGGAGACGCGGATCTTTTCGTGAACGAGGAGGACGGGAAGCTCCGCTTCTATCGCAATACGGGGACCCCCGCCGCGGCGGCCTATTCACTGGTGACAGACGAATACTCCGGCGTCCACCGGTACTTCTGGTCGCGATTCGTGGACATGGATGCCGATGGCGATGCGGACCTCCTGGTGGAGGATCGTCCGCCGGACGGGAGTTCCTCGCTCGGCTTCCTTCTCCACAATACCGGCCCCGCCGAGTCCCCATCCTTCGAAAACCTCTCGGACCATCCGGACGGGCATTGGACGGATGATGCCGGGGTGCCCATCCCGTTCTTTCTGGCCACCCCCGGTTTTGCGGACATCGACCGGGACGGGGACATGGACCTTCTCATGGGGGATGGATCGAATCAGGGGTCCGTCATCCTCTACCGCAACGAGGGCGGGCCGGGCTCCGCGGTCATGCATCGGGAAACGGACAGCTACCAGGACATTTCGATCGTGTTCGGGTCGTGCAATCCGGAGCGCGGCGCATCTCCCGCGCAGACGCCTCCGGGCGGCCGACACGGGTTCATGTTGTTCTCCTTCGAGGACCTGACGGCGGACGGAAACCCGGACCTGTTCGTCGGGGACCAGTTCAATCCGAATGTGTACTTCTGGGAGGGCACGGGGGGGCCGCCGGATCCGGGATTCACCTGTCGTACGGAAGCCTACTTCACCGACGAGTTCGGGCAACCCGCCGTCTATGCGCAGTACATTCTCTCCTCCTTTGCGGATCTTGATGCGGACGGGGATCTCGACGCCGTGCTGGGTGCGGGCACCGGGCACGACGGACTGGTGTACTACGCCAACTTCGGCACGCCGTCTTTCCCGTTCCATCGTCTGGAGTCCGACGACTGGCTTGGTGAGTTCGATCGCGGACAGAACACCTGCCCGGCGGCGGCGGATCTGGATCTGGACGGAGACCCGGACCTTCTGCTCGGGGTGGGGACCGGCCAGCGCGTGGAGTATTACAGCAACGAAGGCTCTGCGGACTCCCCCCTGTACGCCGTCATCAACCCGAGCTGGATTTCGCTTCCCGGAAGCGACTGGGCGGCCCCGGAGGTTGCGGATCTCGATGGGGACGGAGACATGGATGTGTTCGTCGGCACCTCCGAGGGGGGAATCCGGTACTGGAGGAACACCCGCAACGGGCCGGGAGAGCCGCTTCTTGCCGAGGTGACGGATCACCCGGACTTCGGAGACGCCATGGGCTGTCTTTTCGCGGACGCGCTGGATGCTGCGGCGGTTCCGCGTTTTGTGGACCTTGACGCGGACGGGGATCTGGATGTGCTGGTCGGAAGCTGGTCCTTTTCCGAGGAGACCGCCCATCTGGCGTCCTTCCGGAATGTCGGGTCATCCACGGCACCTTCGTTCGAACTGTGGAGTACGGACTTTCACCAGCTCGGTCCTCTCGGGCAGAGTGCCGCTCCGGCCGTCGCCGATCTGGATGCGGACGGCGACCCGGACATTCTGGTCGGTTCCCGCGATGGTGGAATCCTCTTCTTCGCAAACGAGGGGACCTCCGCGCACCCGGCGTTCGCTCCGGCCGGAATGGAACTCTCCGGGCTGGATGTCGGGGCGCGTTCGGTCCCGACCCTTGCGGATCTGGATGCGGACGGAGATCTCGATCTGGTCGTGGGGGAGTCGGGGGGCGGCTGGAACCTCTTCCGCAACTCGATGCCGGAAGATGCTCCGCCTGCGGCCTTCGCGCTGGACACCCCTTCGAACGGAACCTCCGCTGGCGTGCGGGAGCCGGTTCACTTCGCCTGGGAATCCTCGATCGACCCCGACGACCTCACTGAAGCCGTCTACGATCTGCGCCTGGCCGCTTCTCCGGATGCGCCCATCTCGGAGTGGGCTCTTGTGGAGGGACTGACCGACAGCCGGGTCACGCTGGTTCCGTCCCGCGACGGGCCTGCTGGAGCCGAGGAGATCTGGTGGACCGTATGCGCCCGCTCCGGAGAGCGGAACGCTCCCGTCCCCCAGTGGAGGCGTCTCGTCATCGATTCCGTTCCGGTCCTGCCCGACAGCATCTCCGTGGGCTTCCAGCTGGAGAGCCCACGGCCCTCGCCCTTTGCCGCGTCCACCGTGATCCGGTTTGAGACCGCGGACAGACAGCGGGTCCGCCTCACGGTGCTGGATGCGGCGGGAAGGAGAGTGGCGGTTCTGGTCGACGGACTTCGGGGGAGCGGGCCGCACAAGATCGTCTGGGACGGTCGGACTTCCGGTGGCGGGACCGTGGCGCCCGGGGTGTACCTCCTCCGGCTGGAGGCCGGGGGCAAGACCACCACGCGTCGCGTCGTCCGGGTCCGATGA
- the rlmN gene encoding 23S rRNA (adenine(2503)-C(2))-methyltransferase RlmN, protein MISEPALSPRPDLRSLSLAELQAAVSGLGLPEYRFRQIARWLFDRTATSFDEMTDLSLDLRAKLDRRFRLDELTTAAHRVSKVDGSEKFLFRLEDGASVESVLMTAARRITLCVSTQVGCTLDCVFCQTAGMGFERNLNQHEILGQILPLWRRVRDRKIRTNIVFMGMGEPLHNVDALLRALRILQSPLGLNFGPRRLTISTAGVLPGIRKLAASGVGVGLAISLNATTEEVRARIMPRAARTPIPDLMKAAAAYARDTKRRVTVEYVLIRGINDSDADAKRLMALVRNGPFKVNLIPYNPGASPELKRPDRARVDEFATILLPGSPAVTVRWSMGPDISAACGQLCGENAQKTGGADLPHPPKDTPRPRSD, encoded by the coding sequence GTGATTTCCGAGCCCGCTCTCAGCCCCCGACCCGACCTCCGTTCGCTGTCCCTGGCGGAGTTGCAGGCGGCCGTCTCCGGTCTCGGACTCCCGGAGTACCGATTTCGCCAGATCGCCCGGTGGCTCTTCGACCGGACCGCCACCTCCTTCGACGAGATGACCGATCTTTCGCTGGACCTGAGAGCGAAACTCGACCGCCGGTTTCGTCTGGATGAGCTGACGACGGCCGCCCACCGGGTGTCGAAGGTCGATGGCTCCGAGAAGTTCCTCTTCCGGCTGGAGGACGGTGCTTCGGTGGAATCCGTGCTCATGACGGCAGCGCGCCGAATCACGCTCTGCGTGTCCACGCAGGTCGGCTGCACACTCGACTGCGTGTTCTGCCAGACGGCGGGGATGGGTTTTGAGCGGAACCTGAATCAGCACGAGATCCTGGGTCAGATACTGCCGCTGTGGCGAAGAGTCCGGGACCGGAAGATCCGGACGAACATTGTCTTCATGGGCATGGGAGAGCCGCTCCACAATGTCGACGCGCTGCTGCGGGCACTGCGCATTCTTCAGTCACCGCTCGGGCTCAACTTCGGCCCGAGGCGGCTGACGATCTCCACCGCGGGGGTTCTGCCCGGGATCAGGAAACTGGCTGCGTCCGGGGTCGGGGTCGGGCTGGCCATCTCGCTGAACGCGACCACCGAGGAGGTCCGCGCCCGGATCATGCCCCGTGCGGCGCGGACACCCATTCCGGATCTCATGAAAGCGGCAGCCGCCTACGCCCGGGACACGAAACGCCGGGTGACGGTGGAGTATGTTCTCATTCGCGGCATCAACGACTCGGATGCGGATGCGAAGCGGCTCATGGCGCTGGTCCGGAACGGCCCCTTCAAGGTGAACCTCATCCCCTACAATCCGGGAGCCTCTCCGGAACTGAAGCGTCCGGATCGGGCTCGGGTGGATGAGTTCGCAACCATCCTTCTTCCGGGATCCCCGGCAGTCACGGTTCGCTGGAGCATGGGGCCGGATATCTCGGCCGCCTGTGGACAGCTGTGCGGGGAGAATGCACAAAAGACGGGGGGCGCGGACTTGCCACACCCCCCGAAAGACACTCCCAGGCCTCGGTCAGACTAG
- a CDS encoding ATP-binding protein: MSSQKFTATDFPRLSSKAALTAAAGVLIAAFLLSGAFFHHLEGINLDDLMRRTDSSSDLLARLSVRGVQEGDPSSLSGPFSAIFREPTVLHASVVGVEGEIARRTAPLTDGMEALLATHPAGAEVVRSPASRTLRSIGRIRVLDAVTPVVSSPGNPETIGAVRIITSLARFDARRDELRRRVIPVALGLALAAAAATALLVGRIVAPIRGLARAAERIAHGDYSATPVSASRDEIGTLTASFSRMAAGLRQARENQARWNRDLEQRVAEKTREIVETKNHLSTILESVDESILVADLDGTIISANTHTREIFGENPDLISGRDIGDFTRDPDRNAASIARMLRDGPESYETEERTPAGERRDLLVTHAFLHDAGGEAAGLIQVTRDITKLKAMEQRLVRSQRLSAMGEMAGEIGHELNNYLSAIGGRAELIPMALSRGRQEAVVENARTIARQISRMRVLTDGLLDSARRGSHPVNTDLNGIVERTISFLGPCGRQDGIRFEPALHPSPLTIHADDQQIQQVFLNLLGNGADATRAAGRTDEAVVVETFERDGFAWATVIDRGIGMTDSVRERIFDPHFTTKADGHGFGLAVCHRVVEGHGGQIDVESEPGNGARFTVRLPLAGCEATPVRENPDLVEGTPRRATHPG; this comes from the coding sequence TTGAGTTCACAGAAGTTCACCGCAACGGACTTCCCGCGACTCAGCTCCAAGGCCGCGCTCACGGCGGCCGCCGGGGTGCTGATCGCGGCGTTCCTGCTTTCCGGAGCGTTCTTCCACCATCTCGAAGGCATCAACCTCGACGACCTGATGCGGCGAACCGACTCGTCGAGCGACCTCCTGGCGCGGCTTTCCGTGCGCGGCGTACAGGAGGGCGACCCCTCTTCGCTCTCCGGGCCGTTCTCGGCCATCTTCCGCGAACCGACTGTACTTCACGCATCCGTGGTCGGCGTGGAGGGGGAGATCGCCCGGCGGACAGCTCCGCTCACGGACGGCATGGAAGCGCTTCTCGCCACTCACCCGGCCGGTGCGGAGGTGGTTCGCTCGCCCGCGTCCCGAACACTCCGTTCGATCGGGAGGATCCGGGTGCTGGACGCGGTGACGCCGGTCGTTTCATCTCCGGGAAACCCGGAGACGATCGGCGCCGTGCGGATCATCACTTCGCTGGCGCGCTTCGACGCCCGACGGGACGAACTCCGAAGGCGCGTCATCCCCGTCGCGCTGGGACTGGCGCTGGCGGCAGCCGCGGCCACGGCCCTGCTCGTGGGGAGAATCGTCGCGCCGATTCGCGGCCTTGCGCGCGCTGCCGAGAGAATCGCGCACGGCGACTACTCCGCAACTCCCGTCTCCGCATCCCGCGACGAGATCGGCACGCTCACCGCTTCCTTCTCGAGAATGGCCGCGGGGTTGCGTCAGGCCCGCGAGAATCAGGCGCGCTGGAATCGTGACCTGGAGCAGCGCGTCGCCGAGAAGACGCGGGAGATCGTGGAGACGAAGAACCACCTGTCCACCATCCTGGAGAGCGTCGACGAGAGCATCCTCGTGGCGGATCTGGATGGGACGATCATCTCGGCGAACACACACACGCGGGAGATCTTCGGCGAGAATCCGGACTTGATCTCCGGGCGGGACATCGGGGACTTCACCCGGGACCCGGACCGCAACGCGGCGTCGATCGCACGGATGCTCCGCGACGGGCCGGAATCGTACGAGACGGAGGAGCGAACTCCGGCGGGCGAACGGCGGGACCTCCTCGTGACTCACGCGTTCCTGCACGACGCGGGGGGAGAGGCGGCAGGACTCATCCAGGTGACGCGGGATATCACGAAGCTCAAGGCCATGGAGCAACGGTTGGTGCGGTCCCAGCGCTTGTCCGCCATGGGGGAAATGGCGGGTGAGATCGGGCACGAACTGAACAACTACCTTTCCGCCATCGGGGGGCGGGCGGAGCTGATCCCGATGGCGCTTTCCCGCGGCCGACAGGAAGCCGTCGTCGAGAACGCACGCACCATTGCCCGGCAGATTTCCAGGATGCGGGTCCTGACCGACGGGCTGCTCGACTCCGCGCGGCGGGGAAGCCATCCGGTCAATACCGATCTGAACGGAATCGTGGAACGGACCATCTCGTTCCTCGGTCCGTGCGGCCGCCAGGACGGAATCCGATTCGAACCAGCGCTCCACCCGTCCCCCCTCACGATTCACGCCGACGACCAGCAGATCCAGCAGGTGTTCCTCAATCTCCTGGGCAACGGCGCGGACGCCACAAGAGCGGCGGGCCGGACCGACGAAGCGGTCGTCGTGGAGACTTTCGAGCGCGACGGCTTCGCCTGGGCGACGGTGATCGACCGCGGCATCGGGATGACGGACTCGGTGCGCGAGAGGATCTTCGATCCGCACTTTACGACGAAGGCCGACGGGCACGGGTTCGGCCTCGCGGTCTGCCATCGGGTGGTGGAAGGGCACGGCGGTCAGATCGATGTGGAGAGCGAACCGGGAAACGGCGCGCGCTTCACCGTGCGTTTGCCGCTGGCCGGGTGTGAGGCGACGCCCGTGCGGGAGAACCCCGACCTCGTGGAAGGCACCCCCCGCCGGGCGACGCATCCCGGTTGA